The Bemisia tabaci chromosome 5, PGI_BMITA_v3 genome includes a window with the following:
- the LOC109030818 gene encoding uncharacterized protein: MSDTKKKRVTMSDKQRSLLVQYMAKHTIFAKSGVSPGQNNVKKTVDQWDRLIKILNANGPPRSKASWKQTWSDLKKRIKKKAGYLAKATRKTGNVKAIDDKGREVPPLTAEEQQIVDLCGGKEWVGQPEEEEIGLPQQETPVRQGDSTSEPSEPSDPRVVPTASTSRSGNVDVSETWEYLITPNLSPVRVADRHDEVSCAEEEDEGPSERESESEPSEKELESGPSTQIPQKPTGSSANEEDPGPPAKRPRTNLRGQYQDTSKAYVSVTMESIKATKELAAAMNNLAASMNNAASSMNAIATAMTNASTAQCESNLGLGLALARLSDKVGRLIGGDEEEE; encoded by the exons ATGAGCGACACCAAGAAAAAGAGGGTCACAATGAGTGACAAGCAGCGCAGTCTGCTTGTTCAATATATGGCAAAACACACCATATTTGCGAAAAGTGGTGTGAGCCCAGGTCAGAATAATGTGAAGAAGACGGTCGATCAGTGGGATCGGCTGATCAAGATCCTGAATGCCAATGGTCCACCCCGGAGTAAAGCGTCATGGAAACAG ACTTGGAGTGACCTGAAAAAAAGGATTAAGAAAAAGGCTGGATATCTGGCAAAAGCAACAAGGAAGACCGGAAATGTGAAGGCAATTGATGACAAAGGTCGAGAGGTGCCACCCTTAACTGCTGAGGAGCAGCAGATCGTCGATCTTTGCGGAGGCAAAGAGTGGGTTGGTCAGCCGGAAGAGGAGGAAATTGGTCTTCCTCAACAGGAA ACTCCAGTTCGCCAGGGTGACTCAACCTCCGAACCTTCTGAACCTTCTGATCCTCGAGTTGTCCCCACTGCTTCCACATCCAGATCCGGTAATGTGGATGTATCGGAGACTTGGGAGTATTTGATAACCCCTAATTTATCACCTGTGAGAG TGGCAGACCGTCATGATGAGGTAAGCTGTGCAGAGGAGGAGGATGAGGGACCCTCGGAGAGAGAATCGGAGAGCGAACCCTCAGAGAAAGAATTGGAGAGCGGACCCTCAACCCAAATACCTCAAAAACCCACAGGTTCATCAGCAAATGAGGAGGATCCTGGTCCACCAGCTAAAC GTCCACGCACAAATTTGAGAGGACAGTATCAGGACACATCCAAAGCCTACGTCTCTGTTACCATGGAATCCATCAAAGCTACAAAG GAACTTGCTGCAGCAATGAATAACTTAGCCGCGTCAATGAACAATGCAGCCTCGTCAATGAACGCTATCGCAACGGCCATGACTAATGCATCAACCGCCCAGTGCGAATCGAATTTGGGATTAGGTCTAGCGCTTGCCCGCCTCAGTGATAAAGTAGGAAGACTTATCGgaggagatgaagaagaagagtgA
- the LOC109030817 gene encoding putative nuclease HARBI1, translating into MAFLPPGFLPHLAALENAANEEEAAHNYRVQRKRLRDACNPFDIPQAIFKQNFRLDKERAHGLIDKLTPLMQTQRAFSLTATQKVLTALKFLSCGSYQRGSIAHHNLINLSQASVSRCLSDFLTAMDQAVVREVIIFPTTEAEIQATKLGFFEKFGFPGCIGAVDCTLIGIKRPSQNEEQYYSHKNLHCINAQIICDSNLRITNINPRHGGATHDGFIWRFSVINNHLRIAHQNGQTYTWLVGDSGYPTLPWVMIPIIHADENTPEGRYTHAQIRTRNCVERVIGVMKAKWRCILKHRILHYEPGKARRIIRSCAALHNIAMTMEDYAHDAQNFEVDIDQEGEPAGPLNGILEDELAAGLVVRTELIAAHYG; encoded by the exons ATGGCTTTTCTCCCACCGGGCTTCCTACCTCATCTTGCTGCACTGGAAAATGCTGCTAATGAAGAAGAAGCGGCTCATAATTACCGAGTTCAGAGGAAGAGACTACGGGACGCGTGCAATCCCTTTGATATTCCTCAGGCAATCTTCAAGCAGAACTTCCGTCTTGACAAAGAGAGGGCTCACGGTTTGATTGACAAGCTCACTCCTCTAATGCAGACTCAGAGGGCTTTCAGCCTAACTGCGACTCAAAAA GTTTTGACTGCCTTAAAGTTTTTGTCATGTGGGAGCTATCAGCGAGGTTCGATTGCGCACCATAATTTGATTAATTTGAGCCAGGCATCTGTCAGCCGTTGCCTGTCTGACTTTTTGACTGCAATGGATCAGGCGGTGGTTCGGGAGGTCATCATATTTCCCACGACTGAAGCCGAAATTCAGGCAACAAAATTGGG ATTCTTCGAAAAGTTTGGATTCCCGGGCTGCATAGGCGCTGTGGATTGCACCCTGATAGGTATTAAGAGACCCTCCCAAAACGAAGAGCAGTATTACAGTCATAAGAATCTGCATTGTATTAATGCTCAGATT ATATGTGATAGTAATTTACGCATTACAAACATTAACCCACGTCATGGAGGTGCCACTCATGATGGCTTTATTTGGAGATTCTCGGTCATTAACAACCATTTAAGGATTGCCCATCAAAATGGACAGACTTATACTTGGCTTGTTG GTGACAGCGGGTATCCTACTCTACCGTGGGTCATGATTCCCATAATCCACGCGGATGAAAACACCCCTGAAGGTCGCTATACTCACGCCCAAATTAGAACAAGGAACTGTGTAGAGCGAGTGATAGGAGTGATGAAGGCCAAGTGGCGTTGCATTCTTAAGCATAGGATTCTGCACTATGAACCTGGGAAAGCAAGGCGCATCATAAGATCCTGCGCCGCACTTCATAACATCGCCATGACAATGGAGGATTATGCTCATGATGCTCAGAATTTCGAGGTAGATATCGATCAGGAAGGAGAACCAGCAGGACCTCTAAATGGTATCCTGGAGGATGAGTTGGCGGCAGGTTTAGTAGTTCGCACAGAATTGATTGCAGCCCATTATGGTTAG